A region of uncultured Desulfobacter sp. DNA encodes the following proteins:
- a CDS encoding iron-sulfur cluster assembly scaffold protein, producing MTVSNLDAFLDKLQEEIFDEAKQALGERGFHRWRNPRYNGRMENPDGWGRVTGECGDTMEIYLKFSNNQVADASYFTDGCASSMVSGSFAAELTLGKTPEELTDITADHILAAIGRLPENDLHCTTLAARTIQAALDNYMGNMVKQG from the coding sequence ATGACAGTGAGTAATCTTGACGCATTCCTGGACAAGCTCCAGGAGGAGATATTTGATGAGGCAAAACAGGCTTTAGGTGAAAGAGGTTTTCACCGCTGGAGAAACCCCAGATATAACGGCCGGATGGAAAACCCTGATGGATGGGGCCGGGTAACCGGAGAGTGCGGGGACACCATGGAAATATATCTGAAATTCAGCAACAACCAGGTGGCAGACGCTTCTTATTTTACGGACGGGTGCGCCTCTTCCATGGTCAGCGGCTCCTTTGCCGCTGAACTGACACTGGGCAAAACCCCGGAGGAACTGACTGATATCACTGCAGACCACATCCTTGCCGCCATCGGCCGGCTGCCGGAAAATGACCTTCACTGCACCACTCTGGCAGCCCGCACCATCCAGGCCGCCCTGGACAACTACATGGGTAATATGGTGAAACAAGGGTAA
- a CDS encoding radical SAM protein — protein sequence MMSRDYPFETGVYRPPSEGGSASLLVRFTRNCPWNHCTFCTMYKGKKFNLRSLEEIKSDINAMANLMSDLQAESKALGHGGLVTREAILALLEKAPGLNYHPGADMLIQWMAAGGKTAFLQDGNSMIMPPQDFIEALTYLKQTFPSIERITTYARARTLAQRSLGDLKAIRAAGLDRLHLGLETGDDALLKQIKKGVTADGLIEGGRKAMEAGFQVSEYWMPGLGGKAMTDQHAENTARVLSEINPHYIRSRPFRPARGTSMYDQFKQGQIIMLDPREQLLELRRMIQNLNVTSKVCFDHMGNYWRTASGDLVFHHGYEGYQFPDEKQKVLDRIELGLAFKQEVVRFRHM from the coding sequence ATGATGAGCCGAGACTACCCGTTCGAAACCGGCGTATACCGCCCCCCCAGTGAAGGGGGCAGCGCGTCCCTGCTGGTCCGTTTTACCAGAAACTGTCCCTGGAACCACTGCACCTTCTGCACCATGTATAAAGGAAAAAAATTTAATTTAAGATCCCTGGAGGAGATCAAATCCGACATCAATGCCATGGCAAACCTTATGTCTGACCTCCAGGCTGAATCAAAGGCCTTGGGACACGGTGGCCTGGTCACCCGGGAGGCCATTCTGGCATTGCTTGAAAAAGCCCCGGGCTTAAACTATCATCCGGGTGCGGACATGCTGATCCAGTGGATGGCGGCGGGGGGGAAAACCGCATTCTTACAGGACGGCAACTCCATGATTATGCCGCCCCAAGATTTTATTGAAGCATTGACCTATCTTAAGCAAACCTTTCCTTCCATTGAAAGAATCACCACTTACGCAAGAGCCCGGACCCTGGCCCAGCGTTCCCTTGGGGATCTGAAAGCCATACGCGCGGCCGGTCTTGACAGGCTTCACCTGGGCCTTGAAACCGGAGATGATGCTCTGCTCAAACAGATCAAAAAGGGGGTAACGGCTGACGGCCTTATTGAAGGCGGCAGAAAGGCCATGGAAGCCGGATTTCAGGTGTCGGAATACTGGATGCCCGGACTTGGCGGCAAGGCGATGACAGACCAGCATGCTGAAAATACAGCCCGGGTGCTCAGTGAAATCAATCCCCATTATATCCGGTCCCGGCCTTTCAGACCGGCCCGGGGCACATCAATGTATGACCAGTTCAAACAGGGACAGATCATCATGCTTGATCCCCGGGAGCAGCTCCTGGAATTGCGCCGGATGATACAAAACCTGAATGTAACCTCCAAGGTCTGCTTTGACCACATGGGCAACTACTGGCGCACAGCCTCGGGAGACCTGGTCTTCCACCACGGGTATGAGGGATATCAGTTCCCGGATGAAAAACAAAAGGTTTTGGACCGCATTGAACTGGGGCTTGCTTTTAAGCAGGAGGTGGTGCGCTTTCGTCATATGTAG
- the uvrA gene encoding excinuclease ABC subunit UvrA, producing MKKNTAAAVHQTADSYAADSLIPPHSLEEDSRSKELDRIIVRGAKEHNLKNIDVEIPKKKLVVVTGVSGSGKSSLAFDTIFAEGQRRYVESLSSYARQFIGQMEKPRYDTIRGLSPTIAIEQKAASKNPRSTVGTITEIYDYLRVLFARVGTQYCYKCGSKVGRGHAQAMVSQIMDLPDGSKILILAPIVENRKGEHRERLEELKRDGYARVRVDGVVQDLENVQSLARNKKHHIEVVVDRLVVKSEGAFEKRLTDSVEAALKLGAGQLIVHMMGREDLKMSEARSCCGIAYPELIPQIFSFNSPLGMCPDCNGIGTLLAIDPDKVVPDPGLSIREGAVIPWKNYFIKNPRFSNDNSWGKGQLLAMEEQWGIDFDTPWNKLPKKQRDLLLYGSGDKQMTVNWNSSKIQGQFSRTHEGLIHTLMRRYRNTQSENQKKYYTDFMTAATCTACKGRRLRDEILHVRIDGKSIIDVTEMTVKQAYNFISSLELTGSKKLIAAELLKEIRDRLGFLVNVGLDYLSLDRSGPTLSGGESQRIRLASQVGSELTGVLYILDEPSIGLHQRDNIKLLSTLKHLRDIGNTLLIVEHDQETMEASDWIVDIGPGAGHLGGEIVAQGTPEQIRNNPVSLTGQFLSGNQTIAVPEVRRTPGAMGNKWITIHGACENNLDNITAEIPVGLLTAVTGVSGAGKSTLVNQILYPALAVKLNGSQMSVGKHKKITGLSHINKIINIDQKPIGRTPRSNPATYTKLFDPIRDLFAMLPESQARGYKKGRFSFNVKGGRCEACQGDGYIKVEMHFLADVFVPCDVCHGKRFNKSTLEIKYKDHSIADVLDLSVVQARDLFDAHAKITGILDTLMDVGLSYIKLGQAATTLSGGEAQRIKLARELARKDTGDTLYILDEPTTGLHFQDIRMLLQVLQRLTHAGNTVVIIEHNLDVIKTADWIMDIGPEGGSGGGRIVAAGPPEKVAMDPDSYTGRYLHPVLSLNGCNSVQ from the coding sequence ATGAAAAAGAATACTGCTGCCGCTGTGCACCAGACAGCTGATAGTTATGCTGCTGACAGCCTGATACCCCCGCACTCCCTGGAAGAGGACTCCCGGTCCAAGGAACTGGACCGAATCATTGTCCGGGGTGCCAAGGAACATAATCTTAAAAATATTGATGTAGAGATTCCCAAGAAAAAACTGGTGGTGGTGACGGGCGTGTCCGGGTCGGGCAAGTCCAGTCTGGCCTTTGATACCATCTTTGCCGAAGGACAGCGCCGGTATGTGGAATCCTTGTCCTCCTATGCCCGGCAGTTCATCGGACAGATGGAAAAACCGCGCTACGATACCATTAGAGGGCTTTCCCCCACCATTGCCATTGAACAGAAGGCGGCCTCCAAAAATCCCCGGTCCACCGTGGGCACCATTACCGAAATTTATGACTACCTGCGGGTGCTCTTTGCCCGGGTGGGGACCCAATATTGCTATAAGTGCGGCAGCAAGGTAGGCAGGGGCCATGCCCAGGCCATGGTCTCCCAGATTATGGATCTTCCTGATGGTTCCAAAATTCTGATTCTGGCGCCCATTGTGGAAAACCGCAAAGGTGAACACCGGGAGCGTCTTGAAGAGCTCAAGCGAGACGGCTACGCACGGGTCCGGGTGGACGGTGTGGTTCAGGACCTTGAAAATGTCCAGTCCCTGGCCCGCAACAAAAAGCACCACATTGAAGTGGTGGTGGACCGGCTGGTGGTAAAGTCCGAAGGCGCGTTTGAAAAACGGCTGACCGACTCCGTGGAAGCCGCCCTGAAACTGGGTGCAGGCCAGCTCATTGTCCACATGATGGGCCGGGAAGATCTGAAAATGAGCGAGGCCCGCTCCTGTTGCGGCATTGCCTATCCCGAACTGATCCCCCAGATCTTTTCATTTAACTCACCTTTGGGCATGTGTCCGGACTGCAACGGCATTGGCACCTTGCTGGCCATTGATCCGGATAAGGTGGTGCCGGATCCCGGTCTGTCCATTCGTGAAGGGGCGGTGATCCCCTGGAAAAATTATTTCATCAAAAACCCGCGGTTCAGCAATGACAACTCCTGGGGCAAGGGCCAGCTTCTGGCCATGGAGGAGCAGTGGGGCATAGATTTCGATACGCCCTGGAACAAGCTGCCAAAAAAACAACGGGATCTGCTCCTCTACGGCTCCGGCGACAAGCAGATGACCGTGAACTGGAATTCATCAAAGATTCAGGGGCAGTTTTCCCGCACCCATGAAGGACTGATCCATACCCTGATGCGCCGGTACCGGAACACCCAGTCCGAAAATCAGAAAAAGTACTATACCGATTTCATGACCGCCGCCACCTGTACGGCATGTAAGGGAAGACGGTTGCGGGATGAGATTCTGCATGTCCGAATCGATGGAAAATCCATTATTGATGTCACTGAGATGACAGTGAAGCAGGCCTATAACTTTATCTCATCCCTTGAACTGACGGGCAGCAAAAAACTCATTGCCGCTGAACTGCTCAAGGAGATCCGGGACCGCCTGGGCTTCCTTGTGAATGTGGGCCTGGATTATCTCTCCCTGGACCGGTCCGGACCTACACTGTCCGGCGGGGAGTCCCAGCGCATCCGCCTGGCCTCCCAGGTGGGATCTGAACTGACAGGGGTGCTTTATATCCTGGACGAACCCTCCATCGGCCTGCACCAGAGAGACAACATCAAACTGCTCTCCACGCTGAAACATCTGCGGGACATCGGCAACACCCTGCTCATTGTGGAGCATGACCAGGAGACCATGGAAGCCTCGGACTGGATTGTGGACATCGGCCCGGGTGCCGGCCACCTGGGCGGAGAGATCGTGGCCCAGGGCACGCCTGAGCAGATTCGGAACAACCCGGTCTCCCTCACCGGTCAATTTTTAAGCGGAAACCAGACCATTGCAGTGCCAGAGGTCCGCCGGACGCCCGGGGCCATGGGGAATAAATGGATTACCATCCACGGGGCATGTGAAAACAATCTGGACAACATTACAGCCGAAATTCCCGTGGGACTATTGACGGCTGTTACCGGTGTGTCCGGTGCAGGAAAATCCACCCTGGTCAACCAGATTCTCTACCCGGCCCTGGCGGTAAAACTGAACGGCTCCCAGATGAGTGTGGGAAAACATAAAAAAATAACCGGACTGTCCCACATCAACAAGATCATTAATATTGACCAGAAACCCATCGGCCGGACTCCCCGGAGCAATCCCGCCACCTACACCAAACTGTTTGACCCCATCCGGGATCTGTTTGCCATGCTGCCCGAATCCCAGGCCAGGGGGTATAAAAAAGGCAGATTCTCCTTTAATGTCAAGGGCGGACGGTGTGAGGCCTGCCAGGGGGACGGATACATCAAGGTGGAGATGCACTTTCTGGCCGATGTGTTTGTGCCCTGTGATGTATGCCACGGCAAACGATTCAACAAGTCCACTCTGGAGATCAAGTATAAGGATCACTCCATTGCCGATGTTCTGGATCTCTCTGTGGTCCAGGCCCGGGACCTGTTTGATGCCCACGCCAAAATAACCGGAATTCTGGATACACTGATGGATGTGGGACTCTCCTACATCAAACTGGGTCAGGCCGCCACCACCCTGTCCGGCGGAGAAGCCCAGCGGATCAAACTGGCCCGGGAACTGGCCAGAAAAGACACCGGCGATACCCTTTATATTCTGGACGAGCCCACCACAGGACTTCACTTCCAGGACATCCGAATGCTGCTGCAGGTGCTCCAGCGCCTCACCCATGCCGGCAACACCGTGGTGATCATTGAGCATAACCTGGATGTGATCAAGACCGCCGACTGGATCATGGACATCGGCCCCGAGGGTGGCAGCGGCGGCGGCCGGATTGTGGCGGCAGGCCCCCCGGAAAAGGTGGCCATGGATCCAGACAGTTACACCGGCCGGTATCTACACCCTGTCCTTAGCCTGAACGGCTGCAATTCTGTTCAATGA
- a CDS encoding glycosyltransferase, translating to MVTTREIIKNKNRFAALACILAVVAAVCVYGTESSSATQLLKGMPWGRGLIVLFFVFSSLALAELLWRIILVVKYRPVPGVSDDELPACTVVVPAYNEGRQVFDTLKSLASCNYPRNKIQLIAVDDGSADDTWVWIKKAARALPVPVLTIRHSKNKGKRQALYNGFKKSTGTVLVTVDSDSIVEADTLRNLVSPMALNSDVGAVAGNVRVLNQAQGIIPRMVDIVFVFSFDFMRASQSMVRTVTCTPGALSAYRKSAVLNVLDKWLNQTFLGRPANIGEDRALTNMILRQGYDVVFQQNARVFTEVPVRYSQLCKMYLRWARSNVRETIAMTTFIFTRFRSRSILGARINLVSDVLKLTVAQIFFLISWGLILWNPAIFGSKTIIGIILGASLSATIYALKFGKISSVLAFIYGFFFFFGLTWIKPYALITPHNSRWMTRARPKVDNTTIAHPISARQLT from the coding sequence ATGGTAACGACCCGAGAGATTATCAAAAATAAAAATAGATTTGCAGCCCTGGCCTGTATTCTGGCAGTTGTGGCAGCAGTTTGTGTGTATGGTACCGAGAGCTCATCTGCCACCCAGCTTCTTAAAGGGATGCCCTGGGGGCGCGGGCTTATTGTCTTATTTTTCGTTTTTTCCAGTCTGGCTTTGGCAGAATTGTTATGGAGAATCATACTGGTAGTGAAATACAGGCCTGTTCCGGGGGTGTCCGATGATGAACTGCCGGCATGTACGGTTGTCGTACCTGCTTACAATGAGGGCCGCCAGGTATTTGATACCCTTAAGAGCCTTGCCTCCTGTAACTACCCCAGGAATAAAATTCAACTCATTGCTGTGGACGACGGCAGTGCAGATGACACCTGGGTGTGGATTAAAAAGGCTGCAAGAGCACTTCCAGTCCCTGTTCTGACCATACGTCACTCCAAAAACAAAGGCAAACGCCAGGCCCTTTATAATGGGTTTAAAAAAAGTACCGGAACAGTGCTGGTCACCGTGGACAGTGACTCCATAGTGGAGGCGGACACTCTTAGAAATCTGGTATCCCCCATGGCATTAAACTCCGATGTCGGTGCTGTTGCAGGAAATGTCCGGGTGCTCAACCAGGCCCAGGGTATCATCCCCCGGATGGTGGATATTGTTTTTGTGTTCAGCTTTGATTTCATGCGTGCCAGCCAGAGCATGGTCCGCACAGTGACCTGCACACCCGGGGCCCTGTCTGCATATCGGAAATCTGCTGTCTTAAATGTGCTTGATAAATGGCTGAATCAGACATTTCTCGGCCGCCCCGCCAATATTGGCGAAGACCGCGCATTGACAAATATGATTCTTCGCCAGGGATATGACGTGGTGTTTCAGCAGAATGCCAGAGTCTTTACCGAGGTCCCGGTGCGCTATTCCCAGCTTTGCAAAATGTATTTGAGGTGGGCCAGAAGCAATGTCCGTGAAACCATTGCCATGACAACCTTTATCTTTACGCGGTTTCGCAGCAGATCAATACTTGGGGCACGGATCAACCTGGTTTCCGACGTACTCAAGCTGACCGTGGCCCAGATTTTTTTCCTGATCTCCTGGGGGCTGATTTTGTGGAATCCGGCCATATTCGGGAGCAAGACCATTATCGGCATTATATTGGGTGCCAGCTTGTCCGCCACAATCTATGCCTTGAAATTCGGCAAAATTTCCTCGGTACTGGCATTTATCTATGGATTTTTCTTTTTCTTCGGCCTGACCTGGATTAAACCCTATGCCCTGATTACCCCTCACAACTCTCGTTGGATGACACGGGCCCGCCCCAAGGTCGACAACACAACTATTGCCCACCCGATCAGCGCCCGGCAGTTGACATAA
- a CDS encoding MBL fold metallo-hydrolase — MVKVGFFGAAGEVTGSMHVLDTGVDKILLDCGMFQGRRKESRDKNEDFPVNRSEITTMVLSHAHIDHSGRIPLLTKEGFSGRVVTTRPTKDALEYMLLDSGHIQESDAQYLNYKALRSFLYDVEQSKTKQQLSNKEKAEIKKLLKKSPHELNVEAIAALHKEHGLGMVTPLYTQEEALESLSFIDGYPFGSEVTIGKGTTVKFYVAGHILGSAFSLLTIKPENGGKPLKILFTGDIGRFEKPILRDPTLEFDEEDRDIDLMIVESTYGDREHAPVADLSGSLKDTLTRTIDRGGSLLIPSFAFGRTQELIYILHQLYDSGAVPNVPVYVDSPLASNITKVFGEHPETYDRETHKIFLEKGINPFYFKNIKFVESVEESMRVTQDDTPHIVISASGMCEAGRILHHLRYKIHNPKHTILIVGYMANNTLGRRIEELGMGESRGEDKAPEVKILGKAYPLKAHVEKIGGFSAHADRHELMRVVDESNLRVKNIAVVHGEADQSAAFAQRLNEKGYNAFVPQPGDWYNLA, encoded by the coding sequence ATGGTTAAAGTGGGATTTTTCGGAGCAGCAGGCGAGGTGACCGGATCCATGCATGTGCTGGATACAGGCGTTGATAAAATTTTACTGGATTGCGGCATGTTCCAGGGCCGAAGAAAGGAGAGCCGGGATAAAAACGAAGACTTTCCTGTAAACCGGTCTGAAATCACCACCATGGTTCTTTCCCATGCCCACATTGATCATTCCGGCCGGATACCGTTGTTGACAAAGGAAGGGTTTTCCGGCCGGGTTGTCACCACCCGGCCCACAAAAGATGCTTTGGAGTATATGCTTCTGGATTCAGGGCATATCCAGGAGTCCGATGCCCAGTACCTTAATTATAAAGCCCTGCGTTCGTTTCTGTATGATGTTGAGCAGTCCAAAACCAAGCAGCAGCTTTCCAACAAGGAAAAAGCCGAGATAAAAAAACTGCTGAAAAAAAGCCCCCATGAACTGAATGTGGAGGCCATTGCCGCGCTTCACAAGGAGCATGGCCTTGGGATGGTGACACCGCTGTACACCCAGGAGGAGGCCCTGGAATCCCTTTCTTTTATTGATGGCTATCCCTTTGGCTCGGAAGTGACCATCGGCAAGGGCACCACGGTAAAATTCTACGTGGCCGGCCATATTTTAGGATCAGCCTTTTCTTTGCTTACGATAAAACCCGAAAACGGAGGCAAACCCCTTAAAATACTTTTTACCGGTGATATCGGCCGGTTTGAAAAACCCATTTTAAGAGATCCCACCCTGGAATTTGATGAAGAGGACAGGGATATTGATCTTATGATCGTTGAAAGCACCTACGGCGACCGTGAGCATGCCCCGGTGGCTGATCTTTCAGGCAGCCTGAAAGATACCCTGACCCGGACAATTGACCGGGGAGGATCTCTTCTGATTCCATCCTTTGCCTTTGGCAGAACCCAGGAGCTTATTTACATTCTTCACCAGCTGTATGACTCCGGCGCTGTTCCCAACGTTCCTGTTTATGTGGACAGTCCTTTGGCATCAAATATCACAAAGGTCTTTGGGGAGCATCCGGAAACCTATGACAGGGAGACCCATAAAATATTCCTGGAAAAAGGGATCAACCCCTTTTACTTTAAAAACATCAAGTTTGTCGAGTCGGTGGAGGAGTCCATGCGCGTCACCCAGGACGATACCCCGCACATCGTGATTTCAGCATCCGGCATGTGTGAAGCAGGCCGGATACTTCATCACCTTCGATATAAAATACATAATCCCAAACATACCATCCTCATCGTGGGGTATATGGCCAACAATACCCTGGGACGGCGCATTGAAGAACTAGGCATGGGGGAAAGTAGGGGTGAAGACAAAGCTCCGGAAGTCAAAATTCTGGGAAAAGCCTACCCCCTGAAAGCCCATGTGGAAAAAATCGGCGGGTTTTCCGCCCATGCTGACCGCCATGAACTGATGCGGGTGGTTGATGAATCCAATCTCCGGGTGAAAAACATTGCCGTGGTTCACGGGGAAGCAGACCAGAGTGCCGCATTTGCCCAGCGTCTCAACGAAAAAGGATATAACGCCTTTGTTCCCCAGCCGGGAGACTGGTATAATTTAGCGTGA
- a CDS encoding DUF4197 domain-containing protein, whose amino-acid sequence MLKKSIMVSAAAIVFSFVSGFQGPVLAGSSLLDQGSSLIKSLSKSDDSDSSGNSSSNDGNLTGSEIIAGLKEALETGAGTVVRQLSAENGFNSDSSIHIPLPSYLSKAQMLMNKAGLGSYAQDLELKLNRAAEAATPKAKQLFVNAISQMSFDDAKSILNGADDAATQYFKGKMSGDLTEAFTPVVQNTLEEVGAVQSYDQLVDKYKSLPLVPDVKGNLTDYAVEEALNGIFYYLAKEEKAIREDPVKQTTELLKKLFN is encoded by the coding sequence ATGTTAAAAAAAAGCATCATGGTTTCAGCAGCAGCTATTGTTTTTAGCTTTGTTTCAGGATTTCAGGGACCTGTTCTGGCCGGCAGTTCCCTGTTGGACCAGGGCTCTTCGTTGATTAAATCTCTTAGTAAAAGCGACGACAGCGACAGTTCTGGCAACTCCAGTTCAAATGACGGCAACCTTACCGGCAGCGAAATTATCGCCGGCCTTAAAGAGGCGCTGGAGACAGGTGCCGGAACCGTTGTCAGGCAGTTGAGCGCTGAAAACGGCTTTAATTCCGACTCAAGCATCCATATCCCTTTGCCGTCCTACCTTTCCAAGGCCCAAATGCTGATGAACAAGGCCGGGCTGGGCTCTTATGCCCAGGATCTGGAACTGAAACTGAACCGGGCGGCCGAAGCAGCCACCCCCAAAGCCAAACAACTGTTTGTCAATGCCATTTCCCAGATGTCCTTTGACGATGCCAAAAGCATTCTCAATGGTGCAGATGATGCCGCCACCCAGTATTTCAAGGGCAAAATGTCCGGCGATCTCACCGAGGCATTTACCCCGGTGGTGCAGAACACCCTGGAAGAAGTCGGAGCCGTACAATCCTATGACCAGTTGGTGGATAAGTATAAATCCCTGCCCCTGGTTCCGGATGTAAAGGGCAATCTGACAGACTATGCGGTGGAGGAAGCCCTAAACGGTATTTTCTACTATCTGGCAAAAGAGGAAAAAGCGATCCGGGAGGATCCGGTGAAGCAGACAACGGAATTGTTGAAGAAATTGTTTAATTAA
- a CDS encoding AsmA family protein — MVRFLKWVIVTVGILAGLIIGAAVLIPMFVDVGKYLPNIESMVTRQTGRSFSMGDDIKLSLFPWAGIRLSDLTLGNPEGFEKKPMISVKSFEVRVKVLPLFSKQIEVDKFIVDSPSIVLVKNKAGLGNWEHIGAVDTSSSAQKSQTQPSRDTSASPGTTSTELPIKSFIVEQFDIVNGFLSYADKGTGLSKKISDLNLNLSGISMDKAIAIVFGAKIDGKPVSLTGKVGPVGQNPGATDIDFNLMGKALDQLTVSLQGRLIKPLTEQKIDLALELKPFSPKKLFAALDQPVPIKTADVSVLEKLSLKALVKGSAKAVTLSNGVLVLDDSTINFSARAQAFEKPDLKFALSLDKIDVDRYLPPAAEKDSDGKTSAGDEAGNTGKNTDNPDSKSTTTDYTPLRRMVLDAKVNIGSLKVSGLTMTTITAVLAGKNGVFTLDPFTMDLYQGKAGATARVDVRKNTPATNLHLTTSGVQAGPAIRDSTGKDIIEGTMASDIALTMDGDTPEMIKKTLDGEGEIKFLDGAIVGVDIARTIRNAKADIGLKESTPEKPRTDFAELKIPYMATKGLLKIEDASLVSPLLRLVARGETSLIKEDLNFRIEPKLVATLKGQGDTKDRSGLLIPFVITGTWEEPKVTLDLEAIMKNRLPDADEIKQILKGDGSGDIKKKDVEDAAKKLIKGLLK, encoded by the coding sequence ATGGTCAGATTCTTGAAGTGGGTCATTGTTACTGTAGGCATTCTCGCCGGTCTGATTATCGGCGCTGCTGTATTGATCCCCATGTTTGTGGATGTCGGAAAATATCTGCCAAACATTGAATCCATGGTGACCCGGCAGACCGGACGCAGTTTCTCCATGGGCGATGATATCAAACTGTCGTTATTTCCCTGGGCCGGAATCCGGCTGTCAGACCTCACCCTGGGCAATCCTGAAGGATTTGAGAAAAAGCCCATGATCTCGGTGAAAAGCTTTGAAGTCAGGGTAAAGGTTCTGCCTCTTTTTTCCAAGCAGATTGAGGTGGACAAATTCATCGTGGACTCTCCCAGCATCGTTCTGGTCAAAAACAAGGCGGGTCTGGGAAACTGGGAACACATTGGGGCTGTGGATACCAGCTCTTCGGCTCAGAAGAGTCAAACCCAACCCTCCCGGGACACCTCTGCATCCCCCGGCACAACCAGCACAGAACTTCCCATCAAGTCATTTATCGTTGAACAGTTTGATATCGTCAACGGATTTCTCTCCTATGCGGACAAAGGCACCGGCCTGTCCAAAAAAATTTCAGATCTTAACTTAAATCTCTCCGGCATCAGTATGGATAAGGCCATTGCCATTGTCTTTGGCGCCAAAATAGACGGCAAACCCGTATCTTTGACCGGGAAAGTGGGCCCTGTGGGACAAAATCCCGGTGCCACGGATATCGACTTTAACCTTATGGGCAAGGCCCTGGATCAACTGACCGTTTCTCTTCAAGGCCGGCTGATAAAACCCCTGACCGAACAAAAAATTGATCTGGCCTTGGAATTGAAGCCCTTTTCGCCCAAAAAGCTTTTTGCCGCCCTGGATCAGCCCGTTCCCATCAAAACCGCAGATGTGTCAGTCCTGGAGAAGCTCTCCCTGAAAGCCCTTGTCAAAGGATCTGCCAAGGCTGTGACCCTATCCAACGGGGTACTGGTACTGGATGATTCCACCATCAACTTCAGTGCCCGGGCCCAGGCCTTTGAAAAACCGGATCTGAAATTCGCCCTCTCCCTGGATAAAATCGACGTGGACCGGTACCTGCCTCCGGCTGCGGAGAAAGATTCGGACGGGAAGACCTCAGCCGGAGACGAAGCCGGGAACACAGGTAAGAATACCGACAACCCCGACAGCAAATCCACGACCACCGATTATACGCCTTTGCGCCGGATGGTGCTGGATGCAAAGGTGAATATAGGCTCTCTTAAGGTATCCGGATTGACCATGACCACAATTACAGCAGTCCTGGCAGGAAAAAACGGGGTGTTTACCCTGGATCCGTTTACCATGGATCTTTACCAGGGAAAGGCCGGGGCAACGGCCAGGGTTGATGTGCGTAAAAATACCCCGGCAACGAATCTTCATCTGACAACCAGCGGTGTCCAGGCCGGACCTGCCATCCGGGACAGCACGGGTAAGGATATTATTGAAGGGACCATGGCCTCGGATATTGCCCTTACCATGGACGGCGACACCCCGGAAATGATTAAAAAGACCCTGGACGGCGAAGGAGAGATTAAATTTCTTGATGGTGCCATTGTGGGTGTTGATATTGCCCGCACCATCCGCAATGCCAAGGCAGACATTGGCCTGAAAGAATCCACCCCGGAAAAACCCAGAACCGATTTTGCCGAACTTAAGATTCCATATATGGCCACGAAAGGCCTTTTGAAAATTGAGGATGCATCCCTTGTATCTCCTCTGCTCAGACTTGTTGCCAGAGGTGAAACCAGTCTGATAAAAGAAGACCTGAATTTCAGGATTGAACCGAAACTGGTGGCCACTCTGAAGGGTCAGGGGGATACCAAGGATCGTTCGGGGCTGCTCATTCCCTTTGTGATCACAGGTACCTGGGAAGAACCAAAGGTAACACTGGATCTCGAAGCCATTATGAAGAACCGGCTGCCCGACGCCGATGAAATCAAGCAGATCCTTAAAGGTGACGGCTCGGGAGATATTAAAAAGAAGGATGTGGAAGATGCAGCCAAAAAGCTGATAAAAGGGTTATTAAAATAA
- the tpx gene encoding thiol peroxidase, producing MGSITLGGNPVNLDGNFPQTGEQAKEFTLVGQDLSEVKLSAFAGKQVVLNIFPSLDTPICATAVRKFNEAAGTKENTVVLCISGDLPFAHKRFCVAEGIENVVTASAFRNPQFALDYGVAMKDGALAGLTARAVVVLDSAGKVVYSQLVPEIKQEPDYASALAALS from the coding sequence ATGGGATCTATTACACTTGGTGGAAACCCTGTAAATTTGGATGGTAATTTTCCCCAAACCGGTGAACAGGCAAAAGAGTTTACCCTTGTGGGACAGGATTTATCTGAAGTCAAACTGTCTGCATTTGCCGGCAAACAGGTGGTGCTCAATATTTTTCCAAGCCTTGACACCCCCATCTGTGCCACTGCTGTCCGTAAATTCAATGAAGCGGCCGGGACCAAGGAAAACACCGTTGTTCTCTGTATCTCAGGGGATCTTCCCTTTGCACACAAAAGGTTCTGCGTTGCCGAAGGCATTGAGAATGTTGTGACCGCATCGGCCTTCCGCAATCCCCAGTTTGCCCTTGACTATGGTGTGGCCATGAAGGACGGCGCCCTGGCCGGCCTTACTGCCCGGGCCGTTGTTGTTCTTGATTCAGCAGGCAAGGTGGTTTATTCCCAGCTTGTGCCGGAGATCAAACAGGAGCCGGATTACGCATCCGCTCTGGCTGCACTGTCCTAA